A window of Phycobacter azelaicus contains these coding sequences:
- a CDS encoding GNAT family N-acetyltransferase, with the protein MTEFQIAPASPSDPEAAGLIRRHLDQMAAQSPQESCHAMDGSDLEDPSVAFFLLRRDGSALAMGALKRLQGDAFELKSMHTLAAARGSGAGRAMLEYLLHLARCEHAAGIYLETGSTPDFLPARKLYESYGFKECAPFGDYSEDPWSTFMHLDLRAAP; encoded by the coding sequence ATTCCAGATCGCACCAGCAAGCCCCAGTGATCCTGAGGCTGCAGGCCTAATCCGTCGCCACCTGGACCAAATGGCGGCCCAATCGCCGCAAGAAAGCTGCCACGCGATGGACGGCAGCGACCTAGAAGATCCGTCAGTCGCATTCTTTCTGTTGCGCCGCGACGGCAGCGCGCTGGCTATGGGAGCGCTGAAGCGTTTGCAGGGCGACGCGTTCGAACTGAAATCGATGCACACTCTGGCCGCGGCGCGCGGCAGCGGCGCAGGTCGTGCCATGCTGGAGTATCTTTTGCATCTTGCCCGCTGCGAGCACGCTGCTGGGATTTACCTTGAAACAGGCTCCACCCCCGATTTCCTGCCCGCGCGCAAACTCTACGAATCCTACGGTTTCAAGGAATGCGCACCCTTCGGCGACTATTCCGAGGATCCCTGGTCCACCTTTATGCATCTGGACCTGCGCGCGGCGCCTTGA
- a CDS encoding O-acetylhomoserine aminocarboxypropyltransferase/cysteine synthase family protein encodes MTEAPSYGFDTLQIHAGARPDPATGARQTPIYQTTSYVFRDADHAAALFNLQEVGYIYSRLTNPTVAVLQERLATLEGGVGAVCCSSGHAAQIMALFPLMAPGCNVVASTRLYGGTVTQFSQTIKRFGWSAKFVDTDDLDAVRDAIDENTRAVFCESIANPGGYVTDIRAIADVADAAGLPLIVDNTTATPYLCNPIAQGATLVVHSTTKYLTGNGTVTGGVVIDSGNFDWSASDKFPSLSAPEPAYHGLKFHETFGSLAFTFHGIAIGLRDLGMTMNPQAAHYTLMGIETLSLRMQRHCENAMKVASWLEQDARVDYVTYAGLPSSPYYERAQACYPKGTSGLFTFAVKGGYDACIKLVDALEIFSHVANLGDTRSLIIHSASTTHRQLTPEQQEAAGAGPNVVRISIGIEDADDLIADLDQALSKACG; translated from the coding sequence ATGACCGAAGCGCCCAGCTATGGTTTTGACACGCTGCAAATTCACGCCGGTGCCCGGCCCGATCCGGCCACTGGTGCCCGCCAGACACCGATCTACCAGACCACCTCCTATGTGTTCCGAGACGCCGACCACGCGGCTGCGCTCTTCAACCTTCAGGAGGTCGGCTACATCTACTCGCGCCTGACCAACCCCACGGTTGCGGTCCTGCAGGAACGCCTGGCCACGCTCGAAGGCGGCGTCGGTGCGGTCTGCTGCTCCTCCGGCCACGCAGCGCAGATCATGGCGCTGTTCCCGCTGATGGCACCAGGCTGCAATGTGGTGGCCTCGACCCGTCTTTATGGCGGCACCGTCACCCAGTTCAGCCAGACCATCAAACGCTTTGGTTGGTCGGCCAAGTTCGTGGATACAGACGATCTGGACGCGGTGCGCGATGCCATTGATGAAAATACTCGCGCAGTGTTCTGCGAATCCATCGCAAACCCCGGCGGCTATGTCACCGATATCCGCGCCATCGCCGATGTCGCCGATGCCGCAGGTTTGCCCCTGATCGTGGACAACACCACCGCAACCCCCTACCTGTGCAACCCGATTGCCCAGGGCGCCACGCTGGTTGTGCACTCCACCACCAAGTACCTCACCGGCAATGGTACCGTGACCGGCGGCGTGGTGATCGATTCGGGCAACTTCGACTGGTCGGCCTCAGACAAGTTCCCGTCCCTCTCCGCACCCGAACCTGCCTATCACGGCCTCAAGTTCCACGAGACCTTCGGATCCCTCGCGTTTACCTTCCACGGTATCGCAATCGGTCTGCGCGATCTGGGCATGACCATGAACCCGCAGGCCGCCCATTACACCTTGATGGGCATCGAAACCCTGTCCCTGCGCATGCAGCGCCACTGCGAAAACGCGATGAAAGTGGCAAGCTGGCTGGAGCAGGACGCCCGCGTAGATTACGTGACATACGCCGGTCTTCCCTCTTCGCCCTACTACGAACGCGCCCAAGCCTGCTACCCCAAGGGCACCAGCGGCTTGTTCACCTTTGCGGTCAAGGGCGGCTATGACGCCTGCATCAAACTGGTGGATGCGCTTGAGATCTTCTCTCATGTGGCGAACCTCGGCGATACCCGCTCGCTGATCATCCACTCGGCCTCCACCACCCACCGCCAGCTGACACCCGAGCAGCAGGAAGCGGCTGGCGCAGGCCCCAATGTGGTGCGCATTTCGATCGGGATCGAGGATGCGGACGATCTGATTGCCGATCTGGATCAGGCCCTAAGCAAAGCCTGCGGCTAA
- a CDS encoding SIMPL domain-containing protein: protein MTAILNMRAVVASLALMACTAAPVLAEQVLPLRQITVTGDARTEVAPDRASITLGVTVEAESAAEAMRTVSQDMAAVIDRLAAGGIAPEDMQTQRISVDPVWSGGRYDNGSGKRVITGFVASNTLLVRVRDLGNLGAILDDVLDAGANEFRGLSFGVADRAAVLDQIRGDAVRDAIRKARQLAEAADMTLGPVRSISEHGGGGGVPMMAMEMARSGDVPVQAGSLSFEHSVTVVFDLLEPTSE, encoded by the coding sequence ATGACAGCAATACTGAATATGAGGGCCGTTGTGGCGTCACTGGCCCTCATGGCCTGCACAGCGGCGCCGGTCCTGGCAGAGCAGGTTCTGCCACTGCGCCAGATTACGGTCACGGGCGACGCGCGTACAGAGGTTGCGCCGGACCGGGCCAGTATCACCCTTGGTGTGACGGTTGAGGCGGAAAGCGCGGCAGAAGCGATGCGCACTGTTTCGCAGGACATGGCGGCGGTGATTGACCGTCTGGCCGCAGGCGGTATCGCCCCCGAGGACATGCAGACCCAGCGCATTTCGGTGGATCCGGTCTGGAGTGGGGGGCGCTATGACAACGGATCCGGCAAGCGCGTGATTACGGGTTTTGTGGCTTCAAACACGCTTTTGGTGCGGGTGCGTGACCTCGGGAACCTTGGAGCAATCCTGGACGACGTGCTGGATGCGGGCGCCAATGAGTTTCGAGGCCTCAGCTTTGGCGTTGCGGACCGCGCGGCGGTGCTGGATCAGATCAGGGGCGATGCGGTGCGCGACGCGATCCGAAAGGCGCGCCAACTGGCCGAAGCCGCTGATATGACCCTTGGCCCGGTGCGTTCCATTAGTGAGCATGGCGGGGGCGGCGGGGTGCCGATGATGGCCATGGAAATGGCGCGCTCGGGCGACGTTCCTGTACAGGCGGGCAGCCTGTCGTTTGAACACAGCGTCACGGTCGTCTTTGACCTTCTGGAGCCGACGTCAGAGTAA
- a CDS encoding GFA family protein encodes MAEQTGLSGSCLCGAVKVSAVARKPEVAACHCDMCRRWSAGPFMEVTGEEVKFEGVENIGLYQSSEWAERGFCRQCGSNLFYHILGADDYQLSMGLLHDTSDLKFALQVFTDSKPAVYEFANKTEMMTAAEVIAAFAPPPEDAS; translated from the coding sequence ATGGCCGAACAAACAGGTTTGTCGGGTAGCTGTCTTTGTGGAGCGGTCAAGGTGTCAGCCGTGGCACGCAAGCCAGAGGTGGCCGCCTGTCACTGCGATATGTGCCGCCGCTGGTCGGCTGGCCCGTTCATGGAAGTGACTGGGGAGGAGGTTAAATTTGAAGGGGTAGAAAACATTGGTCTTTACCAGTCGTCTGAATGGGCCGAGCGTGGCTTTTGCAGGCAATGCGGGTCAAACCTGTTCTACCATATCCTTGGAGCCGATGATTATCAGCTGTCGATGGGCTTGCTGCACGACACCTCGGACCTGAAGTTTGCGTTACAGGTGTTCACCGATAGCAAACCTGCGGTTTATGAGTTCGCGAACAAGACAGAGATGATGACCGCAGCAGAGGTCATCGCAGCTTTTGCCCCGCCGCCTGAGGATGCTTCATAG
- the hppD gene encoding 4-hydroxyphenylpyruvate dioxygenase → MGPFPHNAPKSVISEENPAGTDGFEFVEFASPEPQELRDLFTKMGYELVGRHKTKPGIELWQQGDITYILNAEKGSFAEKFVEEHGPCAPSMGWRVVDAQKAFDHAVAKGAEPYEGNDKTMDVPAIKGIGGSLIYFIDQYYETSPYNEEFEWLKQSKPRGVGFYYLDHLTHNVYKGNMDKWFKFYGDLFNFKEIRFFDIEGKYTGLLSRALTSPCGRIRIPINEDRGETGQIVAYLKKYKGEGIQHIAVGTENIYDSTDEISERGIKFMPAPPETYYDLSHDRVVGHEEPLERMKKHGILIDGEGVVDGGETKILLQIFSKTVIGPIFFEFIQRKGDDGFGEGNFKALFESIEQEQINNGEIQAAE, encoded by the coding sequence ATGGGTCCGTTCCCGCACAATGCCCCGAAATCCGTTATCAGCGAAGAGAACCCCGCAGGCACCGACGGGTTCGAATTTGTAGAATTCGCAAGCCCCGAGCCGCAGGAGCTGCGCGATCTCTTCACCAAGATGGGCTATGAGCTGGTGGGGCGTCACAAGACCAAGCCGGGGATCGAGCTGTGGCAGCAGGGCGACATCACCTATATCCTGAATGCTGAAAAGGGCAGCTTTGCCGAAAAATTCGTTGAAGAGCACGGCCCCTGCGCCCCGTCCATGGGCTGGCGCGTAGTGGATGCGCAAAAGGCCTTCGATCACGCCGTTGCCAAGGGCGCCGAGCCCTATGAAGGCAACGACAAGACCATGGATGTGCCCGCGATCAAGGGCATCGGCGGCTCGCTCATCTATTTCATCGACCAGTATTACGAGACCTCGCCCTATAACGAGGAATTCGAGTGGTTGAAACAGTCCAAGCCGCGCGGCGTGGGCTTCTACTACCTCGATCACCTGACCCACAATGTCTACAAGGGCAACATGGACAAGTGGTTCAAGTTCTACGGCGATCTGTTCAACTTCAAGGAAATCCGCTTCTTTGACATCGAGGGCAAATACACGGGTCTTCTGAGCCGTGCGCTGACCTCGCCCTGTGGGCGCATCCGTATCCCGATCAACGAGGATCGCGGGGAGACCGGCCAGATCGTCGCCTATCTCAAGAAATACAAGGGAGAGGGCATCCAGCACATCGCCGTCGGCACCGAGAATATCTACGACTCCACCGATGAGATTTCCGAGCGCGGCATCAAGTTCATGCCCGCGCCGCCGGAAACCTATTATGATCTGAGCCACGACCGCGTGGTGGGCCACGAGGAGCCGCTGGAGCGGATGAAAAAGCATGGCATCCTGATCGATGGCGAAGGCGTCGTGGACGGCGGCGAGACCAAGATCCTGCTTCAGATCTTCTCGAAAACCGTGATCGGCCCGATCTTCTTTGAGTTCATCCAGCGCAAGGGCGACGACGGCTTTGGTGAGGGCAACTTCAAGGCGCTGTTCGAATCCATCGAGCAGGAGCAGATCAACAACGGCGAGATTCAGGCCGCCGAGTGA
- a CDS encoding Lrp/AsnC family transcriptional regulator, translating to MLDSTDTRLLAALQKDAHLTAQELGELLNLSASQAGRRRQRLEAEGYIQGYAARLDAAKLGLSVQGFVQVHLGSHGPEQSASFARLVSTRAEITSAWTMTGEADYLLRVYCRDLQALNTLIHEVLLTHPAVARVQSQIVMAQLKRDAPLPT from the coding sequence GTGCTCGATTCCACCGACACTCGACTGCTGGCTGCCTTGCAAAAGGATGCCCACCTTACCGCACAAGAGCTGGGAGAGCTGTTGAACCTCTCGGCCAGCCAAGCCGGGCGCAGGCGACAGCGCCTTGAAGCCGAAGGTTACATTCAAGGATATGCGGCCCGGCTGGACGCGGCGAAACTGGGGTTGAGCGTTCAAGGCTTCGTGCAGGTTCACCTGGGCAGTCACGGGCCGGAGCAATCGGCCAGCTTTGCCCGGCTTGTCAGCACGCGGGCCGAGATCACGTCGGCCTGGACCATGACCGGCGAGGCAGACTACCTGCTGCGCGTCTACTGTCGCGACCTCCAGGCGCTCAACACTCTGATCCACGAAGTATTGCTCACACATCCTGCAGTTGCCCGCGTGCAAAGCCAGATTGTCATGGCCCAATTAAAGCGCGACGCACCGCTGCCCACTTAA
- a CDS encoding PAS domain-containing protein → MSFVDRRLESRPSSGEAPFKLNEVFFSRTDKRGVIQAGNYIFKRVAHFDWSELIGAPHKLIRHPDMPRGVFHMFWETIQAGKTIGAYVKNQAKDGLHYWVFAVVVPYKDGYLSARIKPSSPLFEDVRKSYETMLLAEQQEGLSPEESAAMMMEWIRSKGFEDYDQFCAHALCEEFKCRDAALGNPEDETLLSLAEMLNSAQTLVEQTEGLVKDFDAMHTIPHNLRVIASRIEPAGGPVTVLSQNYGAMSREMSDWFAAHVMGDNSTFATIKSTVNTSLMVQCTTRILKECDDQLSMERRAIEGIDMAHERAVLKQMVADLLARGRKGQEDVNHEADRIMHACQVMHRQFLGLSSTRVLCKIESARLPESGETLSDIIDQLGVFQRRISERLERIEKLSGDIRIHEK, encoded by the coding sequence ATGTCATTTGTCGATCGCCGTCTTGAATCCCGCCCCTCCAGCGGTGAAGCTCCATTCAAACTGAATGAGGTTTTCTTCTCCCGCACGGACAAACGGGGTGTCATCCAGGCCGGGAACTATATTTTCAAACGTGTCGCCCACTTCGATTGGTCAGAACTGATTGGTGCGCCGCACAAGCTGATCCGCCACCCAGACATGCCGCGCGGTGTTTTTCATATGTTCTGGGAAACCATCCAGGCCGGCAAGACCATCGGCGCTTACGTCAAGAACCAGGCCAAGGATGGCTTGCATTACTGGGTTTTCGCTGTCGTCGTCCCCTACAAGGATGGCTATCTGTCAGCGCGTATAAAACCGTCCAGCCCACTGTTCGAAGACGTGCGCAAATCCTACGAAACCATGCTGCTTGCCGAGCAGCAGGAGGGTCTTTCGCCCGAGGAAAGCGCGGCCATGATGATGGAGTGGATACGCAGCAAAGGTTTTGAAGATTACGATCAGTTCTGCGCCCATGCCCTGTGCGAAGAGTTCAAGTGCCGTGATGCCGCGCTCGGCAACCCGGAGGATGAAACCCTTCTTTCTCTGGCTGAAATGCTCAACAGCGCGCAAACCCTAGTCGAACAGACCGAGGGTCTGGTCAAGGATTTCGACGCGATGCACACCATCCCGCACAATCTGCGTGTCATTGCATCCCGCATCGAGCCTGCAGGCGGGCCGGTTACCGTGCTGTCCCAGAACTATGGCGCCATGTCGCGTGAGATGTCGGATTGGTTTGCGGCCCATGTCATGGGCGACAACAGCACCTTTGCCACCATCAAATCGACGGTGAACACCAGCCTTATGGTGCAATGCACAACCCGCATCCTCAAGGAGTGCGACGATCAGCTCAGCATGGAACGCCGCGCCATTGAAGGCATCGACATGGCCCATGAACGCGCTGTTCTGAAACAGATGGTGGCCGATCTGCTGGCGCGCGGCCGCAAGGGCCAGGAAGACGTGAACCACGAAGCCGATCGCATCATGCACGCCTGTCAGGTCATGCACCGTCAGTTCCTGGGCCTCAGCTCCACACGCGTACTGTGCAAGATCGAGAGCGCGCGCCTGCCCGAATCGGGCGAAACCCTGTCTGACATCATCGATCAGCTTGGTGTCTTCCAGCGCCGCATTTCCGAAAGGCTGGAGCGGATCGAAAAGCTGTCCGGCGACATTCGCATTCACGAAAAGTAA
- a CDS encoding monovalent cation:proton antiporter-2 (CPA2) family protein: MDTFLYQASIYLAAAVIAVPIAARLGLGSVLGYLAAGILIGPVFGLVGSETQDLQHFAEFGVVMMLFLIGLELEPRALWAMRHKLLGLGGLQILFSTLALMGAAMVAGQTWQVSLAIGLALSLSSTAIVLQTLSEKGLMQTGGGRASFSVLLTQDIAVIPILAFLPLLATGLGPQIGNDGSIRRGEEAAHGGGHGSLSLVEGMPGWAVTLITIGAIAFIILAGIYLTRPLFRFIHASNLREMYTALALLIVVGISFLMTLVGLSPALGAFLAGVVLANSEFRHELESDLNPFKGLLLGLFFITVGAGINYRLFLASPGDLIGLALLVIVAKGLVLFFVGRAFGLRKRAHWLFTLSLAQAGEFGFVLLAFSRQLNVIPAALSEKLLLIIALSMLITPLLFILYDLLSKRVTDPRTADEEPDKIDEQGPVIIAGIGRFGQIVNRLVRASGFKTVLLDNDMEAVQLMRRFGVKSFLGDPTRPELLKAAGIAKARILVVALDDPENTVKLVEYVRRNYPDIHIIARAYDRHHVFELYQAGANDIVREMFDSSLRAGRYVLERIGLSEYEAAQAEQTFYAHDRLTIRELAKHWIPGKPASENPAYIKRARELEKDLETALLELAEQKDHKSS, translated from the coding sequence ATGGACACGTTTCTCTATCAAGCCTCGATCTATCTTGCGGCCGCAGTCATCGCTGTGCCAATCGCCGCGCGCCTCGGCCTTGGGTCGGTGCTTGGCTACCTCGCCGCCGGCATTCTGATCGGGCCGGTCTTCGGTCTGGTCGGATCTGAGACGCAAGACCTGCAGCATTTCGCCGAATTCGGCGTTGTGATGATGCTGTTTCTGATCGGGCTGGAGCTGGAGCCGCGCGCGCTTTGGGCGATGCGGCACAAGCTGCTGGGCCTTGGTGGCCTTCAGATCCTGTTCAGCACCCTGGCCCTGATGGGCGCCGCGATGGTGGCGGGCCAAACCTGGCAGGTCAGCCTTGCAATTGGCCTCGCCCTATCTCTGTCCTCAACCGCGATCGTGCTGCAAACCCTCTCGGAAAAGGGTCTCATGCAGACCGGCGGCGGGCGGGCGTCCTTTTCGGTGCTGCTGACACAGGATATCGCGGTGATCCCGATCCTGGCCTTCCTGCCGCTGCTTGCGACCGGGCTGGGCCCTCAAATCGGCAATGACGGATCCATCCGGCGCGGCGAGGAGGCCGCGCATGGCGGCGGACACGGATCGCTGTCGCTCGTCGAAGGCATGCCCGGCTGGGCGGTGACCCTGATTACCATTGGTGCCATTGCATTCATCATTCTGGCGGGCATCTACCTGACGCGCCCGCTGTTCCGCTTCATCCACGCCTCTAACCTGCGCGAGATGTATACAGCCCTGGCCCTTTTGATCGTTGTCGGAATTTCTTTCCTGATGACGCTGGTCGGACTTTCGCCCGCGCTCGGTGCTTTTCTGGCTGGTGTGGTTCTGGCCAACTCGGAGTTCCGGCATGAGTTGGAGAGCGACCTCAACCCCTTCAAGGGGCTCTTGCTTGGCCTCTTCTTCATAACCGTTGGTGCCGGGATCAATTACCGTCTGTTCCTTGCTAGCCCCGGCGATCTGATCGGACTGGCCTTGCTGGTGATCGTGGCCAAGGGACTGGTGCTGTTCTTTGTTGGCCGTGCCTTTGGCCTGCGCAAACGTGCCCATTGGCTGTTCACCCTGAGCCTGGCCCAGGCCGGGGAGTTCGGTTTCGTCCTTCTGGCTTTCTCAAGGCAGCTCAACGTCATCCCTGCAGCCCTGTCAGAAAAACTTCTGCTGATCATTGCGCTGTCGATGCTCATCACGCCACTGCTGTTCATTCTCTATGACCTCTTGTCCAAGCGCGTGACAGACCCGCGCACCGCGGATGAGGAACCGGACAAGATCGACGAGCAAGGCCCAGTGATCATTGCCGGAATTGGCCGTTTTGGGCAGATCGTGAACCGTCTGGTGCGAGCCAGCGGCTTCAAGACGGTCCTGCTGGACAACGATATGGAAGCAGTGCAACTGATGCGCCGCTTTGGCGTGAAGAGCTTCCTCGGTGATCCGACGCGGCCTGAGCTTCTGAAAGCCGCCGGGATCGCCAAAGCCCGAATCCTGGTGGTGGCGCTGGATGATCCGGAAAACACCGTGAAACTTGTGGAATACGTGCGCCGCAACTATCCGGACATTCACATCATCGCCCGCGCCTATGACCGCCACCACGTGTTCGAACTGTACCAGGCCGGCGCAAATGACATCGTCCGCGAAATGTTCGACAGCTCGCTACGTGCCGGTCGCTATGTTTTGGAGCGGATCGGCCTCAGCGAATACGAGGCTGCACAGGCGGAACAGACTTTCTATGCCCATGACCGCCTGACCATCCGCGAACTCGCCAAACACTGGATCCCCGGCAAACCAGCCAGCGAGAACCCGGCCTATATCAAACGGGCGCGTGAGCTGGAAAAGGATCTGGAAACGGCCCTTTTGGAGCTGGCCGAGCAGAAGGACCACAAATCCTCCTGA
- the cobT gene encoding nicotinate-nucleotide--dimethylbenzimidazole phosphoribosyltransferase has protein sequence MLPQISSLDDFRAQLNAAPNADGAAAAGAEARNGQLTKPPGALGRLEDLAIWYAGWRGSERPEITAPQVIVFAGNHGVTAQGVSAFPAEVTAQMVLNFDHGGAAINQLAKLAGARMDVHALDLDRPTQDFTKAPAMSKDELLSSLQTGWNAVDPEADLLVVGEMGIGNTTAAAALACALFGGEAADWTGRGTGVDDAGLANKARVVAEGVALHGADIKDGLDALMRLGGREIAAMAGAIAAARVLRIPVILDGYICCAAAACLMKIAGGALDHAVAGHKGAEAAHFALLEKLGKEPLLTLGLRLGEGSGAALAIQILKGAIACHSGMATFAEAGVSDG, from the coding sequence ATGCTGCCCCAGATATCTTCCCTTGATGACTTTCGTGCCCAGCTCAATGCCGCACCGAATGCCGATGGCGCTGCGGCGGCCGGGGCAGAAGCGCGCAATGGCCAGCTGACCAAACCGCCGGGGGCACTGGGTCGGCTCGAGGATCTGGCGATCTGGTACGCAGGCTGGCGCGGCAGCGAGCGCCCCGAGATCACGGCCCCGCAGGTGATCGTCTTTGCGGGCAACCATGGCGTCACCGCGCAAGGGGTGTCTGCCTTCCCGGCCGAGGTGACGGCACAGATGGTGCTGAACTTTGATCATGGCGGGGCGGCGATCAACCAACTGGCCAAACTGGCCGGGGCCCGCATGGATGTGCACGCTCTGGATCTGGATCGCCCCACGCAGGATTTCACCAAAGCCCCGGCGATGAGCAAGGATGAACTGTTGTCCTCCCTGCAAACCGGCTGGAATGCCGTTGATCCAGAGGCCGATCTTCTGGTGGTGGGCGAGATGGGCATTGGTAATACCACCGCCGCTGCCGCACTTGCCTGCGCGCTGTTCGGGGGCGAGGCCGCGGACTGGACTGGCCGGGGCACCGGCGTCGACGATGCGGGGCTGGCGAACAAGGCCCGCGTCGTGGCAGAGGGCGTCGCCCTGCATGGGGCCGATATCAAGGATGGGCTTGATGCGCTGATGCGTCTTGGCGGGCGCGAGATTGCCGCCATGGCGGGCGCGATAGCCGCTGCGCGGGTGTTGCGTATCCCAGTGATTCTGGACGGCTATATCTGCTGCGCGGCCGCCGCCTGTTTGATGAAAATCGCTGGGGGCGCGCTGGATCACGCCGTTGCGGGCCACAAGGGGGCGGAGGCGGCCCATTTCGCGCTGCTCGAGAAACTGGGAAAAGAGCCGCTTTTGACACTGGGCCTGCGCCTTGGCGAAGGGTCAGGGGCCGCACTGGCGATCCAGATCCTGAAAGGCGCAATTGCCTGTCACAGTGGCATGGCGACCTTTGCCGAAGCAGGGGTTTCGGACGGCTGA
- a CDS encoding adenosylcobinamide-GDP ribazoletransferase, which produces MRKYDIRAADILLALVLLTRLPLPHLPKAAFKRQSSAVWAFPVAGLAVALPACLVASLALSLGLPHMVAAGLALAVQILLTGAMHEDGLADTADGFWGGFDTARRLEIMKDSQIGTYGVLALILGLGLRWTAFATLLEALGPWPLLALAALSRAAMPTLMYALPNARQAGLSHGVGRPGKNPVILGAGIALGISMPVLGPVALFCAALAMLAATLGMAALARAKIRGQTGDTLGATQQICEIAGLLALLAL; this is translated from the coding sequence ATGCGAAAATACGACATCCGCGCCGCCGATATCCTTTTAGCGCTGGTTCTTTTGACCCGCCTGCCACTGCCGCATCTGCCAAAAGCGGCCTTCAAACGGCAATCCTCTGCGGTCTGGGCCTTTCCCGTAGCAGGCCTTGCCGTTGCGCTGCCCGCCTGCCTTGTGGCTTCGCTCGCCCTGAGCCTCGGCCTGCCCCATATGGTTGCGGCCGGGCTGGCCTTGGCCGTGCAGATCCTACTCACCGGCGCCATGCACGAGGACGGGCTGGCTGATACCGCAGATGGGTTCTGGGGCGGATTTGACACTGCGCGTCGGCTCGAGATCATGAAGGACAGTCAGATTGGTACCTATGGTGTTCTGGCGCTGATCCTGGGGCTGGGACTGCGCTGGACAGCCTTTGCCACGCTTCTGGAGGCCCTCGGCCCGTGGCCTTTGCTGGCACTGGCCGCCCTCAGCCGCGCGGCAATGCCGACTTTGATGTATGCCCTTCCAAACGCACGGCAGGCGGGACTGTCCCACGGGGTTGGCCGCCCCGGAAAAAATCCTGTGATCCTTGGCGCTGGAATCGCGCTGGGCATCTCGATGCCGGTCCTGGGGCCTGTCGCCCTTTTTTGTGCAGCCCTAGCGATGCTTGCGGCGACGCTAGGAATGGCAGCCCTTGCTCGTGCCAAGATCAGGGGACAAACAGGCGACACTCTGGGCGCGACACAGCAGATCTGCGAGATCGCCGGCCTGTTGGCGTTGCTGGCCCTCTGA
- a CDS encoding ion channel: MLKLKSRLAALYEGTSRGAVRFRYSVITFDALTILFFIATAHVEHGLLLIAISQLLGVIIGMDLTARLWIAKNRKAFFWQVYTLADVVVIVTLLLDPLFSGSLAFLRILRALRLIHSYHLLRDLRRDSTFFRRNEDALLAGINLFVFIFATTMAVLIFFIDETQTQSPYIDALYFTVATLTTTGFGDITMASPAGKMFSVFVMVVGVALFVRLAQAIFQPQKVRYTCPTCGLTRHDIDAVHCKHCGEQLKILTGGVD; encoded by the coding sequence ATGCTAAAGCTGAAATCGCGCCTCGCCGCGCTGTATGAGGGCACATCAAGAGGTGCCGTGCGCTTTCGCTACAGCGTCATTACCTTTGATGCGCTCACCATTCTGTTCTTTATCGCCACGGCTCATGTGGAACACGGGCTGCTGCTGATTGCGATCAGCCAGCTGCTGGGCGTGATTATCGGTATGGACCTGACCGCGCGGCTGTGGATCGCCAAGAACCGCAAGGCCTTCTTCTGGCAGGTCTACACTCTGGCCGACGTTGTGGTCATCGTGACCCTTCTGCTCGATCCCTTGTTTTCGGGCAGTCTCGCCTTTTTGCGGATCTTGCGGGCTTTGCGCCTGATCCATTCCTACCATTTGCTCCGGGATCTGCGGCGAGACAGCACCTTCTTTCGCCGCAACGAGGATGCGCTGTTGGCGGGGATCAACTTGTTCGTGTTTATCTTTGCCACCACGATGGCGGTGCTGATCTTTTTTATTGATGAAACCCAGACCCAGTCGCCTTACATCGATGCGCTCTACTTTACCGTCGCCACGCTGACCACGACCGGTTTTGGTGACATCACCATGGCATCGCCTGCAGGCAAGATGTTCTCGGTCTTTGTCATGGTTGTCGGGGTGGCGCTCTTCGTGCGGTTGGCACAAGCGATCTTTCAGCCGCAGAAGGTGCGTTATACCTGCCCGACCTGTGGTCTGACCCGCCATGACATAGATGCGGTGCACTGCAAGCACTGCGGGGAGCAACTAAAAATCCTGACAGGCGGCGTCGACTGA